TTGATCGATGATCCGAAATTTGACATTGAGCACCAGTACGAAGTGTTACTAAAAAGCTGGTAGGAAAAAAACGGTTTaggcaacatttttaaactgaaatatttcatgcgGTAAGATCATCTGGGAATATTGTGCCATAAGCTGCTTTCAAACgcgtaaaatatttattatcgGAAAGATTACTATCACCAAAAACACCACCGATTCTCTAGCAAATTCTATTTCACATGCGCTGATTTTTCTTAACCTTAGCCCCTCTAACAGACGGCTAGAAGTGGGAACATTGGTTAGACATTGTGGAACATGAAACATTAATCTGACGCTACATTTGCCACACAGAGGGAAAAATGACCTGCTAGAGTACAAAAGGTGTCATCCTTACAGAACTGCGCTgtgaaatttgttaaaaaattaaactttttataCTTTTAGCCTTGATTTTGTTGGCTTCTATCAATCTTAATTGTAAATGCTTGATTGGAGTTACAGAATCATATTCAATAGCTGCACCATTCTAATGGTGCACGGATCAAGAGCGCGTCCTTCACTAGCCACATACATTACTTCCATAGTGACGATGGTCCAAAAAACCCCATCGGTTGGTTGTTGGTGCCCATCGACCTTCATCGCCCAcatgtatttttgtgtgttcgttTTCCCGCCCAATGTTGATCGTCGTTTATTTTCAcggttttgtgatttttattgcGACAACGAATCGCATTTTTGATGTGTGCTTccggtgagagagagagaggaagccCCAATCAGCTGTATTTGAATCagtatttaaaatttgacaaGCTCGAAAGACCTCGGGACTGGTCAATCGGTTCCGATGAAAGCCCCAATCTTTGTCATTGGAATTTGGAATTTAATAGGCTCGCGCGCAACAAAGCCTTCTGTAGTCAGAGGAAGATGGCTAACGCATCATAAATCGTCGTGTTTGCCGGGAGCTATTGTTGGGCGTTATTCATTACCCGGAAGTGCAGCAGTAAGCatggttttttaatttttgtttgcccgttTCATGTCATAAATCATCCGGCCAATCGTCCCGCCCGTCGTCTCGCTTCTTCTAGCTCATCATTTCATCCAAAAGTGCGGATTTTTGCACTGTCAAAATGCGACGCATcgaaacaaaatcacacaacGGATGACAgcactaaaacaaaaaccagggaaaagcttttgtgtgtgtgccggtgtTCGCCAAACAACCGAAATGGGGATGGTCCTTCCCTCGTTTACTGTGTGGTGCATTTATTATGTTCCATTCGAGCGATTTCTGGTTGAATAATTgatttgcagcagcagcagcagcagcacggacGGAAATTCGATAAAGCCTCATCATAGCCCCTTCATTCCTCGCCCAGTTGCAGCTTGATGATAAATTTATTACCTTTGATCAAAACGCACCGCGCCGTGTGTGATGAAATttagggaaatgcaaatgtcCAAAACTGGGTTttcggggaggtttttttttgttgttgttgtatggATGCGGTAGAAATGGCAAATCCGTTTAACAAGTTGACAAGCATACCTAAATTCGGAATGAAAGTGAATTAAACTTATAATTGGATGTGTTTAGAGAGAAGTCAGTGCCGCGCAGAGTAATAGCTGCATGGAAAATGGTGGAATCCCAATGGTTGTACGAACCGGACAAACTTTTGTCAATTGATCTGTACTAATAGGTTTTTGCTAAACTTCCTTGTTCGGAAGATAGTTTGAGGACCCTTTTCTTGAGACAACAGAAACACCAGTAATTAAAATGTTGGCTGGCATTTGTATTGAATCCCTCCACTCGCTCTCCCCCACGGGcaaggaacacacacacacacacattctgtCGTTCGGGTGCTACGAAATGCATTTACAAAATCGATCGAGCACCCTCGATGTGTTCTCGCCCAAGATACGTCCGTGCTCTGGCTTGCAGCAGTAGCGATACATGCACAAGATGAAAGAGTAATAAACCACAACATTTCATAACGCTGGCAACTATTTAATTATAGCACGAATTAGTTTCTAATTGGACCGTacttgtgtgtgattgtgttccGATTGAAGGATTAGTTTTGGGGTCGTGTATGGGACGGTACATTTCCCTCCTGATTACACTCCTGATTTCCCAATCCCTCCCATCCGGACGCATAATGGCGCACAAGCGCCGCACGTCTAGTGGTAGTTCTAGCGCGGATTGAAACTTTTCATTCTTCCCGGCGCACTAGTGCTGGGGCTAGGTACTAGGTAGGTAGGTTTCTAACGCTTTTCTGCCTTCAACAAATGATAGTTTTGATGTACGCATACACAGAAAAGAGGGACAGACCAGGCGGAATCGGGAGACTGGAACTTTGTCGTAATGAATATCTGTTCTAATTGCTTTTCGCTCTTCCATCACAACTCGCAAATGGTGAGAAGAATTTCCCAAGAAATGTTCAAGTGCACACCATGATGGTTTTAGTAGTTGTAGGAAGGGAACGGACCACATTTGTCGAGGGACGAATCTCGAGACATCAACCCCAAAAccactctcactctctctgcTATCGATGGTATGTTCCTCGTTTGAAGTGGTTGTtggtcggttggttggttggtttggcaTGCTGGCTGGCTGCAAGACATCGTAAAAGGGAAACCACCACATATTCGTGCCGTGCGCTGCAACAACCATCGTGATTTTAATGGAGTTTTCATTACAAAATACATGtataaaattgttgttttagaATGTATAACGAGAGCATCTTCTAGGCCTGTTTTGggcaaaaattatatttaaaagaCTGTGACTCTGACAAAAGAGCTCGGACTCGGAAGACGAGCATCAGTTGAAGGCGTAGTTTTCGATGTGACGATCTCCGAGGGTGGACTGTTGAGTTAAATCTACTACGGGCTCTAATTATATAGGTATATAGGTATCTAATTACTACGGGCTCCATAAACTCCTGCGATCAAGAGGCCTAATGAAGGATTAGTACGTTTGGTATTCTGCATCGCCGCCAATGCACTCGATCGGCGAACTCTAAGAGCTGGTTGGCGGTGCCGATATCCTGACCGTAATCAAAATCGGTAATGTACGTGATGATGTTACCGTTCGGCTCGTTGGCCGGGTGGAGTGGAGTTGGTGGGTGGAGTCAGTGGACTCGAATTGTcggagatcgaatgcagccTTGACTAAAGGGCTGTAACCCTACTGACTCAAAACGAGCTCTTAGCTTATCTACTGCGTTTTAAAGTCGTATTAGAAGATCTTCACCGATGCTGATCATAGACCACCGTTAAGATTTCCACTCTTAAATCAAAAACCGTTTTAAACCGGCACTCAAATGAGTATGCGTGTCGTTGCCAACATTTACCTATCTCAGTTCTAGATCATTTCCTTTGCCAAACTCacgttttcttcatttttacaATTGTATAATCCTTGCATCTAACAAACAATACACTCAACTTAATTAAACATTCCTACTGAAGTACTCGGCGGGGACCCGGACACTCGAGAAACGTGTCTTGCTCAATCAATCTTTTTGTACCAGCTTTTGCGATGCTGTGTCGTCAATGGACGGAAGAAAATTAGCTCTAATTTTAGTGAAAGGATACACCGTACGTATGTGCTTTTACGCAAGCAAGTTCCTCTCACGtcatcattttttgttgactCTTCGACTGGATGTTGCGAAATTAGTATGACTTCAAGGCCTTTTTTCACTCCTGTACGTACGTGTGTTCTTCTACAACATAACGCTGCTAGCCCTCTAGCCCTTGTATTTATATATCCGCTTAAAATGGTCCTCCGTTACCGTGGCAAAATTTATGTTCGCCTAATGGGTTGTGATGAAGTTTCCCGCACAATCCCGTGGTTACTTTTAAAGtggagaaaaagcaaaacaaacacacacacacacacacacacacacacacacactctgaaAAAGGGCTTCCCTCGCCAGAAGGTAGTTGAGTTCTCCTTATTTCTTGTGACACTCGCTTTTCCTCTGGGAAGGAAGAAAGCGCTCACACAGTTAAGCTGCGCTGCCACTTTCCCACCCCGCGACAGTATAGTGAGGCGCACCGCAGCACcggttttcttgtttttgggGGTTAAAAAAGATAAGAACAAATCCCCTCCTACTTCGACGATACCGGTGTCCCTCTCTTTTTCGAGTTTTGGTGGCCGGTTTCAGTATGATGGCCCTTGCCTTTATCTATCTTTCCAGCTCAACTGCAGAGggtagatttttgagatgcagcataaaataaaaactgtaaaaaaatgtcaaaaaacgaaaccaccAACACACCCCGGTGAGTCAGCATGAAATGATGTGACAAGAAAGGGAATGTCAacagggaaatggaaaacagacGACAGACACACGAACTGACGAGATACAGTACGGCGAGAGAAGggacagacacacaaaacaccacccagtacgtatgtgtgtgatagGGAATCGTTTCAACCTGCCCTTTCTGTTGGGGATAACGTAACGAGACACACAACACGGACACAATCGCACTTGACACTCGGCGAGGGTGCTGCCACCGTCGACGACACATGATGATGGGTCCGTCTTTTTTGtctattcccttttttctccttttcgtGTTCGCCCAGTCGTCTGGTGGTGATGCAGCAAATGCGAACAGAGCGGAAACAGTAGCCACAGTGAAGGTCTTCTGAGGCATTTATACGAGACGAGAACCACACACATATACCACCGATGGATTGCTAATACGGACGCCTTGTACACGCTACAAGGACGACTGTCACATTCGGGATTCTTGTCGGCGCGCTGGTTATGGAAGTGGATGCATCTCCTTTTGCTTCTCGATCCTCTGTATGTAACGATGGATAGCATGTAATTAGCGCTAAATGAAAGGTTGGATAATGAGTGCAAGGATGAACCTGGGCCGTCTCGAATCAAGGAAGGGTTCGTCATCATAAGCAtacatttgtgtgtgtatgtgggtggGTTGTCAAGTTTTTTTGAGTTTCTTTTTATCACACCATCGAGGAACACCAGGTCCCCTCAGAGGACGAAGTATGCAATATGTGTACGCTGTACGTTGTGAATATAGGGGAAGGATAAAGCGGTAGTAGACAATTGGTGTTATAGGTACACTTTTAcggttttgttgctgcttcaaCGCCGAAAATATGAACACTTACGGGTCTgttaaatatgaaaaaaacgGGTAGCGAAGCGATGGAAGTTATggatgtaattaaaatttgttcaatGGCTGGAGCATGCTTTGCAAGCTTCCAGTTGTGGAAATTTTatattcaattttcagaaaagaAGGAGGAAGTATTCTTCTGCATGATATCTTACTGCTCCTAGTGGTCGTCCCttgaattttctaatttttacTCTCAATCGCAGCTCCAAGAGTCTACATGTCTTTGCACTGCTATACTGCTTGGTAAGCTGTTGCTGTAGCCTGGCGATACTCAGACTCTAGACCTCTCAACTCAGAGAGTTTGGACTGACTTATAGAAAAAAGTCCCTGAAGTTCGTACCTAAAGTATTTCTGATGCCATTCGCTCGGTTCAAGGTTGAAGCGGAGACAGTCAAACCCATCTCCCAGGCGCGTGTCCTTTATGATAGCTGCTTCACCTGGGggttatttttcttcactatTCCCAAAGTGGTGTTAAGAGTTTAATTTACCCTGCATAATAACAGGGCGCGTTATTTTTATCGTCTAGACTAAATAGGCGAGACAGATTAGATAACAACAAAGTCTGTCAAAGCAATACATCCTACAATATGATTCATTGTGTGCAACAAAAGCCAAGCGTCGATGAGCCATCAATTTAGTAGAATTGAAAATATACTAATTACTATACTTCTTTCTTCTCCCTTCACTTTTGCAGGTTCCCACTTAATCTTCATTAGAACGTAGTTCTCGCAATCGCCTACGACGGGTACGGGTGCAACCCCAAATATACTTCAAAACTGGCGTGGTTgaacagcagcaaaacgaCTCTATAATCACCATCAATGCATAGTGAGGATGATCTAATTGCTCGAGCACACAACCAGGCCACGACACAGCAAATCACGACCATTACGAAGGTCGTCCGCGAGGTGAAACAGTTGGGACCGGATGCTGGACAACCGTTCGACTATGTAGCAATGCCTCTAGACATGGGAACCGACGGACAACCAATCGACTACGTGTCGATGCCGATGGGTATGTACACGACCCGGACGCAGTACTTGAACTTCAACCACATGGACCAACCGGAACAGATGGTGGGCGGTCCACCGCAATCGCATCTACCGCCGGGCGCCAAAGTAATGGGCGtaggcggtggtggtggtgggcccGGCGTACCCCCCGGTGCgctggtcggtggtggtggtggtggtggaggtggtcaGGGACACTATCAGGATTATGAGCATTACGCGCAGTACACGGATGCTGGATATGATCTCGGGCAGGCGGCACACCATCCGGGCCACGCACAGTCGTACCTGGGCGAGTATCAAATGAATGACCGTTCGAACACACCGCACACGTCGAGCGAAAACAGTGAATCCTCCATTCCGATGCCGATGAGTGTACCGCAGATGGGTAATCCGTCGGCAAACATGATGGGTGGTCCGGGTGGCTACCTGCAGGGACAGTACGACGAGATGGGCGAGTACGTTATAGCACCTTCCCAGGGTGGTCCGGTTGATCGGCTTTATCCGGACAATCCATCAGCCATGGTGTATGGGTACGTGTCGACACCACCGTACGGTACGATCAGTTCGCACATGGATCCAAATGGTGGTGTTGGAGAGCCAACGTACGCCACGAAGCAACAGCTTGCGTACGAAGCGGCCGCTGCACAGCAACGAgcgggcggtggtggtggtggtgtggtagGAAACGTTGCCCCGGATGGGTCGTGTTACTACGACGGGGATGATGATCTGCACCAGCAGCTTTCGAACCTGCAGATACATAATCACGTGTTTTTACAGCACATAATCACATCCCCGGGCGGTAACAATCGGCCCGGCGTGAGCGGTCCTtcgaacggtggtggtggtggtggcggcatGCCGGACGGTAGTGGCGGTGTGGTAGATATGGACGAGCAGCGTCAGATGAAGTGGCGCGATCCGAACCTTACCGAGGTGATCGGATTCCTCAGCCATCCGAACAACGCGATCAAGGCGAATGCGGCCGCCTATCTGCAGCATCTGTGCTATATGGACGACCCGAACAAGCAGCGGACGCGCACTCTCGGTGGCATTCCGCCGCTGGTGAAGCTGCTCGGGCACGAAAACACCGACGTCTTTCGGAATGCGTGTGGCGCGCTGCGGAATCTGTCGTACGGACGGCAGAACGATGAAAACAAACGTGCAATTAATGCGGCCGGCGGTATTCAGGCGCTGATCCATCTGCTGCGCCGGACGGCCGAATCCGACATCAAGGAGCTGGTAACGGGCATTATCTGGAACATGTCGTCCTGTGAAGATCTGAAGCGCTTCATCATCGACGATGCGGTTGTGGTGATCGTGTCGTACATTATAATTCCTCACTCCGGCTGGGACCCGACCAATCCGGGCGAAACGTGCTGGAGTACGGTGTTCCGCAATGCGTCCGGCATACTGCGGAACGTTAGCTCTGCTGGGGAGTACGCGCGGAAGAAGCTGCGTGAGTGCGAAGGGCTGGTGGATTCGTTGCTGTACGTTATAAGGATAGCGATCGAGAAGTCCAACATTGGCAACAAGATCGTCGAGAACTGTGTGTGCATTCTGCGCAATCTCTCATACCGGTGTCAGGAGGTGGAAGATCCTAACTACGATAAAAATCCTATTCCCCATCACGGTTCAGACGGTGGGGTAAGCGGAGGATCGCACAGTggtagcggtggtggtggtggtattgTTGTGAGCGCCGCATCTTCCAAAGGTGAAAATCTGGGCTGCTTCGGGGCgagtaaaaagaagaaagaacaaCAGGCAGCGGCAGCCGCCGCACAGCAGCAGGCGGCAGCGGATAAGGACCACTCAAGTGCGAACGGTGATCCGGCACGCATGGCGTACAAAAACACTGCACATTATAAAGGTAAGAAATGAGACAAAACCGGACAGTGGCCAATAGTAAATTGAAGACAGTTGATCTCAGTTGATTTGCAGGAATCACTGTTCCTGTTTTGTATTACTGTTGACTTGAGTCTTGAGTTGTCAACTTGAGGATCAATCTCAGCTTCGTGACATCcaaaaattttcctttcggcattcatttctttaaaaagCTAAGAAAATGTACTCATACTGTAATAACACACTCTtccatttcttccttttgtacAGGAGCCGAACAGCTGTGGCAACCGGACGTTGTACATTCTTATCTTGCCTTACTGCAGAGCTGTTCGAACCCGGAAACGCTCGAGGCGGCGGCTGGTGCGCTGCAAAATCTGGCCGCCTGCTACTGGCAGCCGAGCATAGAGATCCGGGCGACGGTGCGCAAGGAGAAGGGACTGCCGATACTGGTCGAGCTGTTGCGCATGGAGGTGGACCGGGTGGTGTGCGCGGTGGCGACGGCCCTTCGCAACCTAGCAATCGACCAAAGAAACAAGGAGCTGATTGGCAAGTACGCAATGCGCGATCTGGTGCAGAAGCTCCCGTCGGGCAATCCCCAGTGCGATCAAGGCACGTCCGACGATACGATAGCGGCAGTGTTGGCCACACTGAACGAGGTGATCAAGAAGAATGCAGAGTTTGCCCGTTCGCTGCTGGATGCGGGTGGCGTAGAGCGGTTGATGAACATGTCGCGGCAAAAGTCGAAGTATACGCCGCGTGTGCTTAAGTTTGCCAGCCAGCTACTATTTACGATGTGGCAGCATCAGGATTTGCGCGACGTGTACAAGAAGCACGGCTGGAAGGAGCAGGACTTTGTGACGAAAACGATAGCGTCGCGAAATCTGAACAGTAGCAATGGTGGGGCCGGTGGCAGCTACAGTGACAATTCGCCCAACTCACCCAACAACACCCTCAACCGTCCGATGGCATCGCAGAGCGGTACCAGGTACGAGGATCGCACCATGAAACGTCAGCAgggatcgtcgtcgtcgtcagctAACAATGGTGGCCAGGCCATGTCTTTACCTCCGGGGGATGGTACCATTAAGATGGGTAGGTTTGACACAAAACTGTCCTCTGATCTGTGTATAATCAATTCTGTATATTATTTTGCAGGAAGATGAATGAACAAGCTATCAGACACAGGGTACTGATAGCCCCTGTCTCTAGTAGTGTGCAAAAGACGTCGCATTTAAATGGAGAAGACTCACCTCATCATGCCACCCCCAATCGAAACCTCTCTTCCCACACCACCATGGACCTACCGTTTAGagtcgagagagagagagagagagagagagagagaaagtgagatAGACATACTCTAAGGTGTGACAGCGAATGGTGGTGACCATTGCCACCGAAAAAAAGCGGAGATCGTAGTAGTATAGCGACAGCGCGctcgcgtttgtgtgtgtgtgtgtgtgtatgtgtgtgaagtgTTCATATATGCAACCGGCAAACAACTACACACCAAGCACATCTCCAGCTAGAGTTTAGGCAATCAGTAgtagaaaaaagggtttttttcgttcacaATTGCACTGGCTTCCAAaatctcgttctctctctctctttatctatctctatctatctctttctctcgtgaCAAACTCACAAAAAGCACCACACAAGGCAAACAGTTCGAATATTTCCTCATGCATTATTAACCTCAACCAAGTTAGTAGCTCTGACATCCATTTGTCAcgcgtgcacacacactcacacaccactTCTAGTATAGGTAGCATAAAGACACAGTCAGTCACATATAAGAAGGAAGTAGTGTAcaggaagcaaagaaaaggataGAATCTGCAGTGTGTTGCCCGAATTCCTTGACTTTTGTGTTCTCTAACTGGGTTTCGGgattactttttttaattatgacAAGAATATTATTAGTCAGACAGGACGTTATTGTTGAGATTGTGGGAATTGTAACGCTACAAGACGCTGGAAGATGAAGATTTCTTAGGTTTCTTCTACCTCCTATCGTTTTCCGTGTCAGGTTATATGGTGCTcgcattttcttattttttgaaatctttttgcaatattttgtgCTTCGCTGATCTACCTTCAAATGGGACAGCTATTGTGTGgcatgttgtttgtttcatattGTGCATGATCCGTTTAACGGTTGACCATAAAGGCAGGTGTAAAGGGAAAAGAAtccttaaaacaaaacatcttaAGCGCATGTGTTGGTGTACACTTGGAGAACTGAAAAagatgtttattgtttattgaacctttatacaattttttcaACAACACATTCCCTACATGTAAAAAGCGCAGGAATATCGGTATtagtgttggttggttttttagGATCtctcataaattaaaaagcacataaaaaacCCCACCAcccactctcacacacacaaaatcgcTAGAAGGACTTAAATATCGCATTAAAAACGTGACTCATGGAACattacaaaataattattcaacacaagtCATTAAAACGACGGCGGGGATCAATGTAACGAAGACATATTTAATCATTAACTACTACTGTTGTGCAGTGCGCATACGTGCGCGGTTTAAATTTCGAACGCGTCTAAGCGAAAAGAATTGCTACCCAAAAGAAGAAGCTGTTGCTTCACGCATtccaaatgaaaatagaactCACATccacactactactactactactactagtactactatcaccaccaccacttatTATAGGAATTTTTGCACTTCGACCACATACAGGTGTGATATCCGGGACACAAAACAAGCATGTGTACAGCATGTCCAGAAAGCAAACACGTTGCTCGTTTGCTTTTAAATATGTGTACACTTGTTTCACAGCCTGTGAAAAACCTGCTATTACACGTTGACACAATTATGACCGCGAGCATAAAAGATGTatcggggtttgtttttcttttcgtttcctatgaatgtgtatatgtgtgcgtgtgtgtgcatgtgtgtatacgGTACCGTATATGGACACGAAAGACTTCCTCGCGCGAAACTGGTATGAAACCATGGAACACAGCACTCTGTACTAGCTCAaaacatataaatatatacaCATTCACACAATACATATATTTGCAACAGTAAGCAATGGAATATTTGGAACTGTACTAATACTACTATCGCGTGTAAAAGGGTAaacaaaataagcaaacaaacaaaaaaaaaacatcgtagGATAAATCTAGTAGGACATATACAAACAAATTCAGCCAATAGGACTTAGTAACGAGAAAAAAGGCATGCCAcgtcttcagcagcagcagcatcacacacacacatacataaaagcATATTTGAtacccaaaaaaacacattttggtTGATgcgggtttatttttatgatgctttttatgttttctaacAACCATTAAAACATACATCATCATGTGTGCGCCTTGTGGGGTTTAAAACACGTACTCAAAATTCACTCAACctcaatcattaaaaaaaaaaacacacacatgcatacacaAGTGCAAATgataaaggaaggaaaaagaagggTTGAATGATATAGATACCAAGTAAGTAAGAGTAAGAGCAAAACACATAAGGCTACAAGGCACTCTTGGCAAAtgcaaatggaaatgaaatttcTTCGAACGATTTCTTCTCGCTCTCGCCCCTTTAAATTGAATCGAATCTGAATGTAGAATATTGATATTAAAACAAAGTAAGATTACAAAAcaagtgtgtgtgcgcgcgtacgtgtgtgtgtgtgtgggagaagCATCATGCAATGAAATGACAAAAAACTCCAAACTACATAAGGtgtaacaggaaaaaaaactgcgggAACTCTCTTAAAACTAAAATAGCGCATGAATATACACATGAATAATACCACAATACCCCCCACGCtgtgaaaacaaaatatattgaCTAGGAACGtaaaatacatttaatatatctgcaacaacaaacagaaaaaaagaagtaaagaagaaaaaaccgggTGGAAGAAGCGTAAGTGAAACAGAAACgaacaacaaatacacaaaaacgcagaaaaagaaaacgacgcGACAGTAGAACAAATGTTAGATTAGGAGTAATTAtacaaataacacacacacatacatgcagacatgcaaaaaaaatatgaaaagagaagaacattaaggaagcaaaaaaggaaacagaaaaaagacaaCCAGCTAAAATGTGTGCGCTCAAATCCTTCGAACC
This genomic window from Anopheles maculipalpis chromosome 2RL, idAnoMacuDA_375_x, whole genome shotgun sequence contains:
- the LOC126567853 gene encoding catenin delta-2; its protein translation is MHSEDDLIARAHNQATTQQITTITKVVREVKQLGPDAGQPFDYVAMPLDMGTDGQPIDYVSMPMGMYTTRTQYLNFNHMDQPEQMVGGPPQSHLPPGAKVMGVGGGGGGPGVPPGALVGGGGGGGGGQGHYQDYEHYAQYTDAGYDLGQAAHHPGHAQSYLGEYQMNDRSNTPHTSSENSESSIPMPMSVPQMGNPSANMMGGPGGYLQGQYDEMGEYVIAPSQGGPVDRLYPDNPSAMVYGYVSTPPYGTISSHMDPNGGVGEPTYATKQQLAYEAAAAQQRAGGGGGGVVGNVAPDGSCYYDGDDDLHQQLSNLQIHNHVFLQHIITSPGGNNRPGVSGPSNGGGGGGGMPDGSGGVVDMDEQRQMKWRDPNLTEVIGFLSHPNNAIKANAAAYLQHLCYMDDPNKQRTRTLGGIPPLVKLLGHENTDVFRNACGALRNLSYGRQNDENKRAINAAGGIQALIHLLRRTAESDIKELVTGIIWNMSSCEDLKRFIIDDAVVVIVSYIIIPHSGWDPTNPGETCWSTVFRNASGILRNVSSAGEYARKKLRECEGLVDSLLYVIRIAIEKSNIGNKIVENCVCILRNLSYRCQEVEDPNYDKNPIPHHGSDGGVSGGSHSGSGGGGGIVVSAASSKGENLGCFGASKKKKEQQAAAAAAQQQAAADKDHSSANGDPARMAYKNTAHYKGAEQLWQPDVVHSYLALLQSCSNPETLEAAAGALQNLAACYWQPSIEIRATVRKEKGLPILVELLRMEVDRVVCAVATALRNLAIDQRNKELIGKYAMRDLVQKLPSGNPQCDQGTSDDTIAAVLATLNEVIKKNAEFARSLLDAGGVERLMNMSRQKSKYTPRVLKFASQLLFTMWQHQDLRDVYKKHGWKEQDFVTKTIASRNLNSSNGGAGGSYSDNSPNSPNNTLNRPMASQSGTRYEDRTMKRQQGSSSSSANNGGQAMSLPPGDGTIKMGR